aCGGAGATATGAATCACGCGCATCAACCTCGAAGCTCCGAAAAGCTCCGGTGGAATCACGGACATCCAAACCAAATCCGCCAGCTAAAGTAACTCAATACGTAGGCACAGGAAGCGAATCACCACTAATGCCGATCCCGCCgccgcctcctcctccgccgttTAAAATGCCGGCTTGGAAATTCGTGAAGCGTGGAGATTACGTCAGGATGGCTAGTGACATCAGCATAAGCTCCGACGAACCTGATGATCCGGATGTAGCTCAATCAGCTGGAAGTAAGGAGGCCGCCGGGAGTATGTTCTGTCCGAGCCCCGACGTAGATACCAAAGCCGATGATTTCATCGCAAGATTCAGAGCCGGACTCaaattggagaagatgaaCTCTGTGAAAAGAGGGAGATCCAATTTAGGACCCGAACCCGGACTTCATGAATCCGGATCTTCAACGGGTTATAGGCCCAGCCCAAGCGTATAGAGGCtatttcttttagattttggatttttggatTACTACTGTGTTGGTTTTTTTTACCTTACTTTTGTTTAGACTTTCTTATACGTAATTTTGTGGTGTATACAATTCCTAGTATCCGTTTTTACAGTTTTTAGCCCATCTTGggatgaaccaaaaaaaatctctatacAACtagtttttcttgtaatactctccatttttattttattttgaactaTGTTTGGATGGAGAACTTATagctttgaaaaatatattcaatatttttagaaaaaaaagaaaaaaatactatagctttaattttatatcatcaaacaagaaacaaattgataggtatttataaatatttaatttgattaactCAACTTTTTAATACACAGCCAATTGAAACCCCACTTCTTTGCCTTTTTTAGTCGATTCCacttttttttcccttctaaattaatgaaaaaactttgttaacaataaaatacataattaaaaaaacatttgtaataatttaataatttatcaaaaaaataataatatggcGGCAATGTTGCGTTACAAAAACGCCATCTTTTATGTAATTGTAACCTAATAACAGCAACGTGACGATGAACCACCACCGAGTTGCGTTAGAAAAACGCCATATATCTTTTATGTaacctaatatatatatcttaaacaACAGGCTTGGATTATTGTCTCTCGAAAACCTAAAATcgctctttctcttttcttgtcaTCTTCTCCATGGCTGAGTCTAGCAAGTTATCCGCAACCACAGTTGAAGCAGCTCCTGCTATGATTAAGGCCAAAGACGTGATTTCTCCTTCCGAGAAGGAAGAATCTGATCAGACGGAGATCACGAAAGTATCCGTCTTGAAAAACCTTGATGAGAAGGAGATGATCAAAGAATTCGCTGATCGTCTTCAGCGTCTCGAAGCAAAGGTGGATTTGTTGGTAACAAAGGCGGATTTGTTGGCAATAAAGGCGGATATACAGGAGCTTCTCATCTCAGCCAAGGGTGAGAAAGTTCCTGCCATGAAGACTTCTGCTAAGGCTTCTTCTGAGAGCGATGACTCATACATGGACACTTCTTCGGAGGATGAATCGTCTTCTGCTGAGGAACCTGTAAACAAACCTGCTGCAAGTGCCGCCAAGCCAGCTACTAAAGATTCTTTATTCTCTGCTGGTTTCAAGCCAGCTGCTAAAGATTCTTTATTCTCTGCTGGTTTCAAGCCAGATTCTTTATTCTCTGCTGGTTTCGAGCCAGCTGCTAAAGATTCTTTATTCTCTGCTGGTTTCAAGCCAGGTTCTTTATTCTCTGCTGGTTTCGAGCCAGCTGCTAAAGATTCTTTATTCTCTGCTGGTTTCAAGCCAGATTCTTTATTCTCTGTTGGTGTCAAGCCAGCTGCTAaagattctttattttctgttgGTGTCAATGGTCGATCGTTCTCTGTTACGGGATTTGACGCTTCCCTTCCTGTGGATGATATAAAGAGCGCATTGAGTAAATATTTCAGTTCTTTTGGGGAGATCACACGCGTATTTGTTCCCCCAAGCCACGGAACCGGTGGTTCCTTAGGATATGCTTACATTGATCTGAAAGAAGGAGCAGAGAAGGCGTTGGAACTTGGTAGACATGACGTGGGAGGATGGGATCTTGTAGTTGGTAAGGCTGAACCGATTCGCAGTGGAAGTACTTGGCCTTTTCCTGGCCGTTGTGGTAATCAGGGCCGTTGTACCTTCTGTTGAAGGCTTGAACCTTTGGTAGTGCATGAAGGAAGAGACTGCTCGTGGAACTAGATCACCTAGTTTTACTCCCTAAAGTAAGAAGACTACCTAGAAGAAGAGGAAcgttttaaatttgtattacttgggagttttttcttatgttctAGTTAAGTTTTTGACCCAATGTTAATGTTAACTCAATTTTGagttcttttggttttaaataagatgaaaaaaatTCTTGAAGTTAATTTTCTAGATAAgtttattgtttcttaaaagatttaaaagaagaGGTTAAAAGACAGGTCGTGAGTACTTTTGTTAAGAGCATATGTAAAACTCAGTAGTAGTTTGATATGAAACAACTAGCGAGCATCACGGAACCAACCAGTCGTTTTATTCCACAAGTCCAAAGAAACGAAATTTCATTACTTCCTCTAATAACAAAGCCAACAATATCATCATAGGACGTGAAGAgctttagaagaaacaaacacacaaagcTTATTTATCATTGCTCTTCAAATACTCCTTGAGAACATCCATAACTGAACCAAACTTTGCCTTAACCTTCACTGGTGGATTCGCCAATCTACAAGCCATCTCCTTTATGTTCTTAGAATGATAATCAATCTTACTTTGTGTAAACTTCAATCCATGAGCTGTACTCACCACCACAGTCCGATCATTCGCTCCAATAACTCCTGACTTTCTCAGCTTCATCAACGCCGTCAATGCA
This sequence is a window from Arabidopsis thaliana chromosome 1 sequence. Protein-coding genes within it:
- a CDS encoding RNA-binding (RRM/RBD/RNP motifs) family protein (RNA-binding (RRM/RBD/RNP motifs) family protein; FUNCTIONS IN: nucleotide binding, nucleic acid binding; INVOLVED IN: biological_process unknown; LOCATED IN: cellular_component unknown; EXPRESSED IN: 21 plant structures; EXPRESSED DURING: 10 growth stages; CONTAINS InterPro DOMAIN/s: RNA recognition motif, RNP-1 (InterPro:IPR000504), Nucleotide-binding, alpha-beta plait (InterPro:IPR012677); BEST Arabidopsis thaliana protein match is: nucleolin like 2 (TAIR:AT3G18610.1); Has 429 Blast hits to 357 proteins in 85 species: Archae - 2; Bacteria - 90; Metazoa - 16; Fungi - 64; Plants - 227; Viruses - 2; Other Eukaryotes - 28 (source: NCBI BLink).) is translated as MAESSKLSATTVEAAPAMIKAKDVISPSEKEESDQTEITKVSVLKNLDEKEMIKEFADRLQRLEAKVDLLVTKADLLAIKADIQELLISAKGEKVPAMKTSAKASSESDDSYMDTSSEDESSSAEEPVNKPAASAAKPATKDSLFSAGFKPAAKDSLFSAGFKPDSLFSAGFEPAAKDSLFSAGFKPGSLFSAGFEPAAKDSLFSAGFKPDSLFSVGVKPAAKDSLFSVGVNGRSFSVTGFDASLPVDDIKSALSKYFSSFGEITRVFVPPSHGTGGSLGYAYIDLKEGAEKALELGRHDVGGWDLVVGKAEPIRSGSTWPFPGRCGNQGRCTFC